A genomic region of Sander vitreus isolate 19-12246 chromosome 11, sanVit1, whole genome shotgun sequence contains the following coding sequences:
- the LOC144525587 gene encoding uncharacterized protein LOC144525587 isoform X1 — protein MFSGFHHRAKRITHAEMTACSFNIFIKFTIYLGFILQSSHGFEVIQPPSRTVNPDGSASVTCEHNADVKTVEDVGLRAMSLTNSLDKHLLCRKGKKDCKNITMLEENPNKWLFVILNIGPQAMNMKYECEFTVKINDLDFTKTGTPTILLPGQEEAPCVPHPTLLPASHQLRWILIGLLALFFLYCCVITSFYINLRCCNREPENCTYVEMRKAPHPRNPPLDIYCG, from the exons aTGTTTTCAGGTTTTCACCACAGAGCGAAAAGGATCACACACGCTGAGATGACAGCTTGCAGCTTCAACATCTTCATCAAATTCACAATTTATCTGGGCTTCATCTTACAATCGAGCCATG GCTTTGAGGTGATTCAGCCACCGAGTCGGACCGTAAACCCCGATGGGTCAGCCTCTGTCACCTGTGAACACAACGCAGATGTCAAGACTGTCGAAGATGTTGGACTCAGAGCCATGTCACT AACAAACAGCTTAGACAAACACCTGCTCTGCCGGAAGGGGAAGAAAGACTGTAAGAACATTACCATGCTTGAAGAGAATCCCAACAAGTGGCTTTTCGTCATACTCAACATTGGGCCACAGGCAATGAACATGAAGTACGAGTGTGAGTtcacagtgaaaataaatgatctaGATTTCACCAAGACAGGAACACCAACCATACTGCTGCCAG gtCAAGAGGAAGCACCCTGCGTACCTCACCCTACACTTCTTCCTGCGTCTCATCAGCTCAGGTGGATTCTGATTGGTCTGCTGGCTCTGTTCTTTCTGTACTGCTGTGTCATCACCTCCTTCTACATCAATCTGAGG TGCTGCAACCGAGAGCCCGAGAACTGCACCTATGTAGAAATGAGGAAAGCTCCTCACCCAAGGAATCCACCTTTGGACATTTATTGTGGGTAG
- the LOC144525587 gene encoding uncharacterized protein LOC144525587 isoform X2, with translation MFSGFHHRAKRITHAEMTACSFNIFIKFTIYLGFILQSSHGFEVIQPPSRTVNPDGSASVTCEHNADVKTVEDVGLRAMSLTNSLDKHLLCRKGKKDCKNITMLEENPNKWLFVILNIGPQAMNMKYECEFTVKINDLDFTKTGTPTILLPGQEEAPCVPHPTLLPASHQLSAATESPRTAPM, from the exons aTGTTTTCAGGTTTTCACCACAGAGCGAAAAGGATCACACACGCTGAGATGACAGCTTGCAGCTTCAACATCTTCATCAAATTCACAATTTATCTGGGCTTCATCTTACAATCGAGCCATG GCTTTGAGGTGATTCAGCCACCGAGTCGGACCGTAAACCCCGATGGGTCAGCCTCTGTCACCTGTGAACACAACGCAGATGTCAAGACTGTCGAAGATGTTGGACTCAGAGCCATGTCACT AACAAACAGCTTAGACAAACACCTGCTCTGCCGGAAGGGGAAGAAAGACTGTAAGAACATTACCATGCTTGAAGAGAATCCCAACAAGTGGCTTTTCGTCATACTCAACATTGGGCCACAGGCAATGAACATGAAGTACGAGTGTGAGTtcacagtgaaaataaatgatctaGATTTCACCAAGACAGGAACACCAACCATACTGCTGCCAG gtCAAGAGGAAGCACCCTGCGTACCTCACCCTACACTTCTTCCTGCGTCTCATCAGCTCAG TGCTGCAACCGAGAGCCCGAGAACTGCACCTATGTAG